From the Amycolatopsis thermoflava N1165 genome, one window contains:
- a CDS encoding SDR family oxidoreductase, protein MTYTLKDKRVLLIGSGSGIGSAVAAALRSEGAAVVLAGRNPDKFADTMKRLDITEPAVHIDLSKEDTLRALAGQVQGRGEFDHVISLASAPPNVPVADLDREEIIAAFDAKVVGPLLLAKHLSPLINEQGSLLFFSGVAAWRPSSGLTVMATTNGAVSFLVSALAVELAPVRVNAISPGIVDSGAWDGALGEGKARFFDQVRASNPARRVGATEDIAAAAVALLTNPFITGETLHVDGGGRFA, encoded by the coding sequence ATGACCTACACGCTGAAAGACAAGCGCGTCCTGTTGATCGGTAGCGGGTCGGGCATTGGCTCGGCCGTTGCCGCTGCTCTGCGATCTGAGGGTGCAGCTGTCGTGCTCGCCGGGCGAAATCCCGACAAGTTCGCCGACACGATGAAGCGCCTCGACATCACCGAGCCGGCCGTGCACATCGATCTCAGCAAGGAGGACACCTTGCGAGCCCTGGCCGGACAGGTTCAAGGGCGCGGCGAATTCGACCACGTCATCAGCCTCGCTTCAGCGCCGCCGAATGTGCCGGTGGCCGACCTTGACCGTGAAGAGATCATCGCCGCTTTCGACGCGAAGGTTGTCGGTCCGCTACTGCTGGCCAAACACCTGTCGCCCCTCATCAACGAACAGGGCTCCTTGCTGTTCTTCTCCGGCGTCGCGGCGTGGCGCCCGTCCAGTGGCTTGACTGTCATGGCCACCACGAATGGCGCGGTCAGTTTTCTGGTTTCGGCGCTCGCCGTCGAGCTCGCGCCCGTGCGTGTCAACGCGATATCGCCAGGAATCGTTGATTCCGGAGCGTGGGATGGAGCGCTTGGCGAAGGGAAGGCGAGGTTTTTCGACCAGGTTCGGGCCAGCAACCCCGCCCGGCGGGTCGGCGCCACGGAGGACATTGCCGCTGCGGCGGTGGCGCTGTTGACCAACCCGTTCATTACGGGCGAGACGTTGCACGTTGATGGCGGCGGGCGCTTCGCGTAG
- a CDS encoding RraA family protein, whose amino-acid sequence MTTNGIAAGRTSRLAALGTANVSDALDKLGAAGAALGITPLDHDFRLVGRAFTVRYVPVGPRTANSGDWLDDVPAGEVPVIDNGGRTDCTVWGDIMTSVAAAKQLPGTVIDGVCRDSAKSVEIGYPLFTRGRFMRTAKDRVELAETGGVVNIGGVRVRPGDWVVGDADGLVIVAADLIDDVLRIGQEIVEREAMILRFALDNMSLRAAREKYHYHTLQRPAE is encoded by the coding sequence ATGACGACGAATGGGATCGCCGCCGGTCGAACCAGTCGGCTCGCCGCGCTCGGTACGGCGAACGTGTCAGATGCGCTCGACAAGCTCGGCGCCGCCGGGGCAGCCCTGGGCATCACGCCGCTCGATCACGACTTCCGGCTCGTCGGGCGCGCCTTCACCGTGCGCTACGTCCCGGTAGGTCCTCGCACCGCGAACTCCGGCGACTGGCTCGACGATGTCCCGGCCGGCGAAGTTCCGGTGATCGACAACGGCGGCCGCACGGACTGCACCGTCTGGGGCGACATCATGACCAGTGTCGCCGCCGCCAAGCAACTCCCCGGAACCGTGATCGACGGAGTGTGCCGCGACAGCGCGAAATCCGTCGAGATCGGCTACCCCCTCTTCACGCGTGGCCGGTTCATGCGTACCGCGAAGGACCGCGTCGAACTGGCCGAGACCGGAGGCGTTGTCAATATAGGCGGCGTGCGGGTCCGGCCTGGCGACTGGGTGGTCGGTGACGCCGACGGCCTCGTGATCGTCGCCGCCGACCTCATCGACGACGTACTGAGAATCGGTCAGGAAATCGTCGAACGGGAAGCGATGATCCTTCGGTTCGCGCTTGACAACATGTCGCTGCGCGCCGCCCGGGAAAAGTACCACTACCACACCCTGCAGCGGCCGGCGGAATGA
- a CDS encoding RraA family protein yields the protein MTEPGLYSRFVDFDTATVYEASGLDCAVDSRIAAAWRGARVCGPALTVAGHPGDNLALHDAVAAQAPPGAVIVADVGGHLAGYWGEMLAESALARGFQGLVIDGGVRDITELERLGFPVFSRGLSIKRTGKHHRGRLNVPLVLGGVPVNPGDLVLGDADGLVVLPAESLDSVLLEAHKRRDRERAALPRLREGETTLAVFGIH from the coding sequence ATGACTGAACCCGGCCTGTATTCAAGGTTCGTCGATTTCGACACCGCCACGGTCTACGAGGCGTCGGGACTCGACTGCGCAGTCGACAGCCGGATCGCGGCAGCCTGGCGCGGGGCACGGGTCTGCGGGCCCGCGCTCACCGTGGCCGGCCATCCGGGTGACAACCTTGCGCTGCACGACGCCGTGGCTGCGCAAGCGCCTCCCGGCGCGGTCATCGTCGCCGACGTCGGCGGGCACCTCGCCGGCTACTGGGGCGAGATGCTGGCCGAATCGGCGCTCGCCCGTGGATTCCAGGGGCTGGTCATCGACGGCGGAGTCCGCGACATCACCGAACTCGAACGGCTCGGCTTCCCTGTCTTCAGCCGCGGGCTGAGCATCAAGCGCACGGGTAAGCACCACCGAGGCCGACTGAACGTCCCGCTCGTCCTCGGGGGAGTTCCGGTCAATCCCGGTGACCTGGTCCTCGGTGATGCCGACGGTCTCGTCGTTCTGCCGGCAGAGTCGCTGGATTCTGTCCTGCTCGAAGCCCACAAGCGGCGGGATCGAGAACGTGCAGCGCTGCCCCGGCTCCGCGAAGGTGAAACGACGCTCGCGGTGTTCGGCATCCACTAG
- a CDS encoding IS3 family transposase: MVRELAVDGIDVAVACRVLKVSRSGYYDWRDRPPSSREQDNTLLLKRIEAIHAESRGTYGWPRVHAELVLGMGVGVNHKRVARLMREAGIQGLYRRRRRGCTVRNPAEETAEDLVNRTFTSKGPNRLWLTDIAEHPTKEGKLYCAAVMDAYSRRIIGWSIDNHMRTELVIDALGMAMLRRKPEPGNTILHSGRGSQFTSWAFGQRLRATELLPSRGSVGDCYDNSMMESFWGTLQLEVLDTQTRETPDELAAAIFEWIECWYNLQRRHSSLGMLSPVQFEAHTPERPSPQHDR; this comes from the coding sequence CTGGTCCGTGAACTCGCCGTGGACGGTATCGACGTCGCGGTGGCCTGTCGGGTATTGAAGGTGTCACGGTCGGGCTATTACGACTGGCGTGACCGGCCGCCCTCATCTCGAGAGCAGGACAACACGTTGCTGCTCAAGCGCATCGAGGCCATTCACGCCGAATCTCGCGGCACTTATGGTTGGCCGCGAGTGCATGCCGAACTTGTCCTCGGGATGGGCGTCGGCGTCAACCATAAACGGGTGGCCCGGCTCATGCGCGAGGCCGGCATCCAGGGTCTCTACCGACGTCGCCGCCGTGGCTGCACCGTCCGCAACCCCGCCGAGGAAACCGCCGAGGACCTGGTCAACCGCACGTTCACCAGCAAGGGCCCGAATCGGCTGTGGCTGACTGACATCGCCGAACATCCCACGAAAGAAGGGAAATTGTACTGCGCTGCCGTTATGGACGCCTATTCACGACGCATCATCGGATGGTCCATCGACAACCACATGCGCACCGAGCTGGTGATCGACGCACTCGGCATGGCCATGCTCCGCCGCAAACCCGAACCTGGCAACACTATCCTCCATTCTGGCCGCGGATCCCAATTCACCTCCTGGGCATTCGGGCAACGACTCCGCGCCACCGAACTCCTGCCCTCCAGGGGCAGCGTCGGCGATTGTTACGACAACTCCATGATGGAATCCTTCTGGGGCACACTCCAACTCGAAGTACTCGACACGCAAACGCGGGAAACACCCGACGAGCTTGCCGCCGCGATCTTCGAATGGATAGAATGCTGGTATAATCTGCAACGGCGGCACTCCAGCCTGGGAATGCTCAGCCCTGTCCAGTTCGAAGCCCACACCCCCGAGCGACCGTCACCACAACACGATCGCTGA
- a CDS encoding transposase — MPAPHPPEFRRRAIGLARQGSKPVSELAKELGISESCLRNWMAQAETDENGSASRLTSAEKKELAELQKKTRQLEMENEILKRAAAYFARENILPK, encoded by the coding sequence GTGCCTGCACCACACCCGCCTGAGTTTCGTCGTCGTGCCATCGGGTTGGCCCGTCAGGGCTCCAAACCGGTCTCTGAGCTGGCCAAAGAGTTGGGCATCAGCGAGTCATGCTTGCGCAACTGGATGGCCCAGGCCGAGACCGACGAGAACGGCTCAGCGAGCCGGTTGACGAGCGCGGAGAAGAAAGAACTTGCCGAGCTGCAGAAGAAAACCCGCCAGCTTGAGATGGAGAATGAGATTCTCAAACGCGCGGCTGCCTACTTCGCACGGGAGAACATCCTCCCAAAGTAA
- a CDS encoding RraA family protein has product MSDALDFLGRPGAVHGVRPLWDCEKIVGRARTVTVADRAQSETGTNHLATEAIATAAPDDIMVMANKGRLDVSCWGDIVTHAAKKRGIAGVVIDGACRDIGASRSLGFPVYGRAVVPISARGRIVQEAFNEPVEFAGVTVNAGDYILADACGVTFISAGVIGEVLRLCELILERERQMIEAVESGASVVEVMHDTQFTSIVGRLA; this is encoded by the coding sequence GTGTCCGACGCGCTCGACTTCCTCGGCCGGCCTGGCGCCGTCCACGGCGTTCGACCCTTGTGGGACTGCGAGAAAATCGTGGGTCGCGCACGAACCGTGACGGTCGCCGATCGTGCCCAGTCCGAGACCGGCACCAATCACCTTGCTACCGAAGCCATCGCCACCGCTGCCCCAGACGACATCATGGTGATGGCGAACAAGGGGCGTCTGGATGTCTCGTGTTGGGGCGACATCGTCACTCACGCGGCGAAGAAGCGTGGAATCGCCGGCGTGGTCATCGACGGAGCATGCCGCGACATCGGGGCGAGCAGGTCCCTTGGCTTCCCGGTGTACGGCCGGGCGGTGGTTCCTATCAGCGCCCGTGGCCGCATCGTGCAGGAGGCGTTCAACGAGCCGGTGGAGTTCGCCGGGGTGACGGTGAACGCCGGCGATTACATCCTCGCGGACGCGTGCGGAGTCACGTTCATCTCTGCGGGCGTGATCGGCGAGGTTCTGCGGCTGTGCGAGCTGATCCTCGAACGGGAGCGTCAAATGATCGAGGCAGTCGAGTCCGGGGCGTCGGTGGTGGAGGTCATGCACGACACTCAGTTCACGAGCATCGTGGGGCGGCTGGCCTGA